The Syngnathoides biaculeatus isolate LvHL_M chromosome 6, ASM1980259v1, whole genome shotgun sequence genome has a window encoding:
- the LOC133501989 gene encoding mucin-2-like has translation MPAGPTTTTEGPTTTTKSTTTTTGITTASEGPTTKSTTKPSGLTTTAEGPTTTTKSKTTPTEITTTSEGPTTTKSTTKPSGLTTTTEGPTTTTKSTTTPTGITTTSEGPTATKSTTTPSGQSTTTESPTTTTKSTPTGSTTTSEGPTTTKSTTMPAGPTTTTEGPTTTTKSTTTPTGITPTSEGPTTTKSTTKPSGLTTTTEGPTTTTKSTTTPTGITTTSEGPTSTKSTTTPSGQSTTTEGPTTTTKSTPTGSTTTSEGPTTTKSTTMPAGPTTTTEGPMPTTKSKTTPTGTISTSEGPTTPKSTTKPSGLTTTTEGPTTTTKSTTTPTGITTTSKSPTITTKSTTKPSGLTTTTEGPMTTTKSTTTPTGITTASEGPTTTKSTTKPSGLTTTTEGPTTTTKYTTTPTGITTTSEGPTTTTKSTTKPSGLTTTTEGPTTTTKSTTTPTEITTTSEGPTTTKSTTKPSGLTTTTEGPTTTTKFSTTPTGITTTSEGPTTTKSTTTQLGQSTTTEGPTTTTKSTPTGSTTTSEGPTTTKSTTMPAGPTTTTEGPTTTTKSKTTPTGTISTSEGPTTTKSTTKTKHQD, from the coding sequence ATGCCTGCAGGACCCACCACCACAACTGAAGGTCCGACAACCACAACTAAATCTACAACCACAACCACGGGAATCACGACTGCCAGTGAAGGTCCAACAACAAAATCTACGACAAAACCATCAGGACTGACCACCACCGCCGAAGGTCCAACGACCACAACTAAATCTAAAACCACACCCACAGAAATCACTACTACCAGTGAaggtccaacaacaacaaaatctacgACAAAACCATCAGGACTGACCACCACAACCGAAGGTCCAACGACCACAACGAAATCTACAACCACACCCACAGGAATCACTACTACCAGTGAAGGTCCAACTGCAACAAAATCTACAACAACACCATCAGGACAGTCCACCACAACGGAAAGTCCAACAACTACAACTAAATCAACACCCACAGGTTCCACCACCACATCTGAAGGTCCAACAACTACTAAATCTACAACCATGCCTGCAGGACCCACCACCACAACAGAAGGTCCGACAACCACAACTAAATCTACAACCACACCCACGGGAATCACTCCTACCAGTGAaggtccaacaacaacaaaatctacgACAAAACCATCAGGACTGACCACCACAACCGAAGGTCCAACGACCACAACGAAATCTACAACCACACCCACAGGAATCACTACTACCAGTGAAGGTCCAACTTCAACAAAATCTACAACAACGCCATCAGGACAGTCCACCACAACAGAAGGTCCAACAACTACAACTAAATCAACACCCACAGGTTCCACCACCACATCTGAAGGTCCAACAACTACTAAATCTACAACCATGCCTGCAGGACCCACCACCACAACTGAAGGTCCAATGCCTACAACTAAATCTAAAACCACACCCACAGGAACCATATCGACAAGTGAAGGTCCAACAACACCAAAATCTACGACAAAACCATCAGGACTGACCACCACAACCGAAGGTCCAACGACCACAACTAAATCTACAACCACACCTACAGGAATCACTACAACCAGTAAAAGTCCAACTATAACAACAAAATCCACGACAAAACCATCAGGACTGACCACCACAACCGAAGGTCCAATGACCACAACGAAATCTACAACCACACCCACGGGAATCACGACTGCCAGTGAAGGTCCAACTACAACAAAATCTACGACAAAACCATCAGGACTGACCACCACAACCGAAGGTCCAACGACTACAACGAAATATACAACCACACCCACAGGAATCACTACTACCAGTGAAGGtccaactacaacaacaaaatccacgACAAAACCATCAGGACTGACCACCACAACAGAAGGTCCAACGACCACAACTAAATCTACAACCACACCCACAGAAATCACTACTACCAGTGAaggtccaacaacaacaaaatctacgACAAAACCATCAGGACTGACCACCACAACCGAAGGTCCAACGACCACAACGAAATTTTCAACCACACCCACAGGAATCACTACTACCAGTGAAGGTCCAACTACAACAAAATCTACAACAACACAATTAGGACAGTCCACCACAACAGAAGGTCCAACAACTACAACTAAATCAACACCCACAGGTTCCACCACCACATCTGAAGGTCCAACAACTACTAAATCTACAACCATGCCTGCAGGACCCACCACCACAACTGAAGGTCCAACGACTACAACTAAATCTAAAACCACACCCACAGGAACCATATCGACAAGTGAaggtccaacaacaacaaaatctacgacaaaaacaaaacatcaggaCTGA